The following proteins come from a genomic window of Candidatus Babeliales bacterium:
- a CDS encoding FkbM family methyltransferase yields MFKSYTFRIIITLLIPVYSIHVHAIGEPVPWILLKKILPANPIIIEAGAQFGEDTQWMSQLWPQGKIYAFEPSPESFAELQKIAAKYHNITATQIALSNTKEELPFYLAGGASSLLKPQDSFNNDYFHSDLNHPIIVPVVTLDEWAANNNVTTIDFMWLDMEGNELNALEGALNSLQNVKLIYTEVNLQKFWHGCAMYDDVKAWMEKHGFTEIWSDIVPHWHGNVLFINTNL; encoded by the coding sequence ATGTTTAAATCATATACTTTTCGTATAATCATAACTCTACTTATTCCTGTGTACAGTATTCATGTACATGCAATAGGAGAGCCTGTACCATGGATATTGCTCAAAAAAATATTACCAGCTAACCCAATAATCATTGAAGCCGGTGCTCAATTTGGTGAAGATACTCAGTGGATGAGTCAATTGTGGCCTCAAGGTAAAATTTATGCATTTGAACCATCACCAGAATCATTCGCAGAGTTACAAAAAATCGCAGCTAAGTATCATAATATCACTGCTACACAAATTGCTTTATCAAATACCAAAGAAGAATTACCTTTTTACTTGGCCGGTGGAGCAAGCTCTCTTTTAAAACCACAGGATTCTTTTAACAATGATTACTTTCATTCAGACTTAAATCATCCGATCATTGTGCCTGTCGTTACCCTGGATGAATGGGCAGCAAACAACAATGTCACTACAATTGATTTTATGTGGCTTGATATGGAAGGTAATGAACTGAACGCACTGGAAGGTGCACTCAATTCATTACAAAATGTAAAACTTATTTACACCGAAGTAAATTTGCAAAAATTTTGGCATGGTTGCGCCATGTACGATGATGTTAAGGCATGGATGGAGAAACACGGTTTTACGGAAATATGGTCAGATATAGTTCCCCATTGGCATGGCAATGTTTTGTTTATCAACACAAATCTTTAA